atcTGTGTCCTTGAAATCAATATTTAAGGGTTGTAAAGTATTGTGTTTGATAAGATTTATTTAACACATGATTGTTAGAGATTAAAACCCATACAGATTTGAGGAATGAAATTTTACTAATCCTGCAGTTCATTTAGAGATTAAAACCCATGCTATGTCAAAAACAACATTTTATTATAGATTTGTTTGTACGCGACGCCCTGACTTCGATCATATTATATCATATGCCCTTCTTCGATCATATTATATCATATGCCCTTCAGGCCTTCCCTGTAATTTGTTTTTATATTGAAAAAAGAATTGCTACCTTGTTTCCAATGAGACTTGATCCTTATCAAAAGAAAATTTTTCGTCCCAAAATTTTTTACTAAATTTTTTACTATATAATTTATTTCGTATATTATATCATATaaattatcgtattttgttatatatGTACATGTTATTTAGCCAACTAATTAGATCAATTAATTTTTTGTTGGACTGTATAACTCATTAATTACAATTTTTTTCGGATTTCACCTAATATTTGAATTTGATATCATTGGAGTTTCGAGAACTTAGAATTGGGGTATATTGACTTTTAGATTTCCGTTAGCTGCATTTTTATAATATTCACATCTGTAATAGATGTTTGGATTTGTAGATTGAATTTTGTACCAATTTTGATTTGATTTAATAGTCCAGAAATGCGGACTATTACaacttatatatataatttttcaTGAATAGGTATAGTAACGCTGTAAATTTTGGTAAATGTAAAGTTAGTAGTGTTTTATACATCACTTTCAGGATTTTTTTACAATTCACGAAAATTTATAACAAAAAGATTGTGAATTGACTTGAAACggctttatatatatatatatataaaatttatcTATGTAACGATTGTATCTAGCAGTTACATAAATGTTTATCTAGTACATGTACTAAGTTCATTCCAATATATGATTCTTGTAAGATCCTAATATTCTTCTCGTCTCCGGATCCCTCTATGTGCTTTATGAGAGGTCAAACATATTTCTAATATGTAATCCCTGATTCCCTTTGGATATATATAAGACTACTTTAGAAGCCCTTAAACCTAAAACTAGGGACAAGAAAAATGATCAGCAAAACTGTTAACTACTCCTACAAAATGCAAAAATGTCTAGACTATCTTGAATCTTTAGAAGAAGAACTTCGCAAGATTCAAGTGTTTCGGCGCGAGCTTCCCCTCTGTTTTGACCTTGTTTCTCAAGGTATTAAATCCATGCATGAGTTGGTATTTATATTTCATTATATTATTGCTCAGAATTTTGGTTGAGGTAATTTATATTGGGGTTTTGTGGCTTTTAATtttgcagccattgagaaatgCAAGAAAGATTTTTACAGTCCGCAGCAATTATCTGAGTGCACTGAGCAGGCATCAAGTGAAGGACCGATTTTGGAAGAATTCATGCCTATGAAAAGAGCAGCTTCTTCGAAGGAGGATGAACAACATTCTAAAAAAGCTAGGGATGTCATCAGTACTGATAATAACCAAAGTGAAAAATTATCGAAGAAATCAGATTGGCTTAGATCTGTTCAGCTATGGAACCAAGCCCCAGACTCGCCAAGTACAACCAAAGAGGTAAGTGAATGAAATTACTTGATTAATTAGAATAAATTACAATGTAAATCTACTAAATTGATTTTGCGAGGTTTTGTTCAGTTGGTTCAACAAATATTGTTTGCAGGACTCACCCAAAAAAGTCTCAGTTGTTGAGGTGAATAAAAATGGCAATGGTGGTGCTTTTCATCCTTTTAAGAAATTTGCAGAGGCACAAACGGCTGCTGCAGGCGCCAGCTCGACAGAGGAGACTGGTGGCAGTAGTGGCGGGTGCAAGGTTGAAGAC
This genomic interval from Apium graveolens cultivar Ventura chromosome 8, ASM990537v1, whole genome shotgun sequence contains the following:
- the LOC141678645 gene encoding transcription factor HHO2-like, coding for MISKTVNYSYKMQKCLDYLESLEEELRKIQVFRRELPLCFDLVSQAIEKCKKDFYSPQQLSECTEQASSEGPILEEFMPMKRAASSKEDEQHSKKARDVISTDNNQSEKLSKKSDWLRSVQLWNQAPDSPSTTKEDSPKKVSVVEVNKNGNGGAFHPFKKFAEAQTAAAGASSTEETGGSSGGCKVEDKEDQHKKARRCWSPELHRRFLLALQQLGGAHVGTPKQIRELMKVDGLTNDEVKSHLQKYRLHTRRPSPSSNKFNNAQAPQFVVVGRIWVPPPPEYTSTATSDEAALMIRSANGVYAPKASKMQRQKSGTNYSDKNGSFSQALSRSNSPVTSSSAHTRASPAY